CTGCTGGCCGCGCCGGCGATCAACCCGATCGTGCTGACCGCCACGGTGATTGCCTTTCCCGGTGAGCCGCGGATGGCCGTCGCCCGGGGGCTGGCCAGCCTGGTCGTCGCGGTCGCGATGGGCTGGCTGTGGCTGCGGCTGGGCAAGCCGGAGTGGATCCGGCTGCCGCACCGGCCCGATCTGGACGACACGTCGAAGGCGCGGGCGTTCTGGGCGGCGTGCCGGCACGACGTCATGCACGCGGGCGGCTTCCTGGTGCTCGGCGCGGCCGCCGCGGCCACCATCAACGTGGTGATCCCGGCGGCCTGGCTCCAGTCCCTCGCCGACGATCCGGTCGTCTCGGTGCTCGCGCTCGCGACGCTGGCCGTGCTGCTCTCCATCTGCAGCGAGGCGGACGCGTTCGTGGCCGCCTCGCTGTCCCAGTTCTCGCTCACCTCACGGCTGGTGTTCCTGGTGGTCGGCCCGATGGTCGACCTGAAGCTGATCTCGATGCAGACCGGCGTCTTCGGCCGCCGGTTCGCGATGCGGTTCGCGCCGGCCACGTTCGTCGCGGCGATCGTGCTGGGCAGCGCCTTCGGGCTGGTGCTGCTGTGAGCCGGATGACGCAGGCGGTGATCATGCTGCTGTTCGGCGGCGCGATCATCAAGGCGACGGTCACCGACGTGTTCCTCCGCTATGTGAAGGAGGGGCTGCGGCCCTTCCTGCTGCTCGC
This window of the Actinoplanes oblitus genome carries:
- a CDS encoding permease; amino-acid sequence: MSTSTKVRPEQDTGIGSLEVLAGLLVALVLVRGHLAGLLSGPGLQTWATVFVSVLVQAVPFLVFGVVLSAVIAVFVPRGFWARALPSHPALAVPAAGVAGVILPGCECGSVPIAGSLIRRGVTPAAALAFLLAAPAINPIVLTATVIAFPGEPRMAVARGLASLVVAVAMGWLWLRLGKPEWIRLPHRPDLDDTSKARAFWAACRHDVMHAGGFLVLGAAAAATINVVIPAAWLQSLADDPVVSVLALATLAVLLSICSEADAFVAASLSQFSLTSRLVFLVVGPMVDLKLISMQTGVFGRRFAMRFAPATFVAAIVLGSAFGLVLL